From the Crassostrea angulata isolate pt1a10 unplaced genomic scaffold, ASM2561291v2 HiC_scaffold_118, whole genome shotgun sequence genome, one window contains:
- the LOC128169348 gene encoding uncharacterized protein LOC128169348 produces the protein MCKTISGCPSDVDELPQCSKPCPSNCEQCYPKTGICANCQHGYKGYACELICIAVADVIVTPASAINSSYDAMFSSNGLTFPSFGDVEVVNIYMTLSDQFNDISNMSVRVDNAMNFDVVLLGNDIQSTKFDVPNYGPPQGILTVQNSMNTKVYAIQITVLFQKPFTISNVKMPLMKCVKRITKA, from the exons TTTCAGGCTGTCCATCTGATGTGGATGAATTGCCACAATGTTCAAAACCTTGCCCTTCGAACTGTGAGCAATGTTACCCCAAAACAGGGATATGTGCAAATTGCCAACACGGTTATAAAGGATATGCCTGTGAATTAA TCTGTATCGCTGTTGCAGATGTCATTGTAACCCCAGCAAGCGCTATAAATAGTTCTTACGATGCGATGTTTTCATCCAATGGTCTGACATTTCCGTCATTTGGAGATGTTGAAGTTGTGAATATCTACATGACCTTATCCGACCAgtttaatgatatttcaaatatgtcTGTCAGAGTTGACAATGCAATGAATTTCGATGTTGTTCTGTTGGGAAATGATATACAATCAACAAAG TTCGACGTTCCGAACTATGGTCCACCACAAGGGATATTGACTGTTCAGAATAGTATGAACACCAAAGTGTATGCCATACAGATAACTGTATTGTTCCAAAAACCATTCACAATCTCAAATGTTAAAATGCCTTTGATGAAGTGCGTAAAGAGAATT acaaAAGCTTGA